The Pseudomonas azadiae genome includes a window with the following:
- the gloA gene encoding lactoylglutathione lyase, with amino-acid sequence MSLHELNTFPGVTAQPDSATTHFVFNHTMLRVKDITKSLDFYTRVLGFSLVEKRDFPEAEFSLYFLALVDKSQIPADAAERTQWMKSIPGILELTHNHGTENDADFAYHNGNTDPRGFGHICISVPDIVAACERFEALGCDFQKRLSDGRMKSLAFIKDPDAYWVEIIQPAPM; translated from the coding sequence ATGAGCCTGCACGAACTGAACACCTTCCCGGGCGTCACTGCCCAACCTGACAGCGCCACCACCCATTTTGTGTTCAACCACACCATGCTGCGGGTCAAGGACATCACCAAGTCGCTGGATTTCTATACCCGCGTCCTGGGTTTTTCCCTGGTTGAGAAACGCGACTTTCCGGAAGCCGAATTCAGCCTGTACTTCCTGGCCCTGGTGGACAAATCCCAGATCCCGGCCGACGCCGCCGAGCGCACCCAGTGGATGAAGTCGATCCCTGGCATCCTGGAACTGACCCACAACCACGGCACTGAAAACGATGCCGACTTCGCCTACCACAACGGCAACACCGACCCACGTGGCTTTGGCCATATCTGCATCTCGGTGCCGGATATCGTTGCCGCCTGCGAACGCTTCGAAGCCCTGGGCTGCGACTTCCAGAAGCGCCTGAGCGATGGCCGCATGAAGAGCCTGGCGTTCATCAAGGACCCGGATGCGTATTGGGTCGAGATTATCCAGCCGGCGCCGATGTAA